From the genome of Danio aesculapii chromosome 16, fDanAes4.1, whole genome shotgun sequence, one region includes:
- the gprc6a gene encoding G-protein coupled receptor family C group 6 member A produces MMCTCTPVSRSSELRENMDLMSFFLLLAVLMKVTEASVAQFSQPGASAPGNIIIGGLFPIHEAVVPVNYTGNNSISAPERPACISFYTKGLNQALAMINAVKMANKSPMLSSLNITLGYRIYDTCSDVTTALWAVHDIMRPFSECESPEDSPQPIQPIMAVIGTTSSEISIAVARDLNLQMIPQISYASTATILSDKSRFPAFMRTVPSDEYQTCAMAKLLKSNKWTWVGIIITDGDYGRSALEGFIQHTQTEGICIAFKAILPDSLADQQKLNADIDNTLNIIENNPKVRVVISFAKSSQMQLLFKGLQSRNISNDMVWVASDNWSTAKHILNDGSITDIGKVLGFTFKSGNFTSFYQYLTNLQFESEDEIKDSFLKEFLELNAGNASNAVLELMKSTNLDKIFSIEMAVTAVANAVAKLCTERQCEDSTDIHPWELLTKLRSITFENGGEMYKFDENGDINLGYDLFLWEGDQSDIHANDIIAEYDPTKSGFLYMHNDLSEIEKVVSKCSNSCQPGQYKKTAEGQHTCCYECLTCVENHYSNIPDADECSPCDSESMWSLSNSTECHPKVFEYFDWNSGFAIVLLILAAFGVLLLFFISALFFWQRNSPVVKAAGGPLCHLILVSLLGSFISVVFFVGEPSDLTCRARQVIFGFSFTLCVSCILVKSLKILLAFEMNFELKELLCVLYRPYMIVSVGMGVQIIICTVWLTLYKPFKDKEVQTESILLECNEGFYVMFWLMLGYIALLALFCFTFAYIGRKLPQNYNEAKFITFSMVICLMAWIIFIPIHVTTSGKYVPAVEMVVILISNYGILSCHFLPKSYIILFKKEHNTKDAFMKNVYEYARKSAENIKGLPGTEPQFKQENSVYTISNLSFVPEEKY; encoded by the exons ATGATGTGTACGTGCACACCTGTCAGTCGCTCAAGTGAACTCAGGGAAAACATGGATTTGATGAGCTTCTTTCTCTTATTGGCTGTGCTGATGAAAGTCACAGAAGCCTCAGTTGCACAGTTCAGCCAGCCGGGAGCCTCGGCCCCTGGAAACATCATCATTGGAGGACTTTTCCCCATCCATGAGGCAGTGGTGCCAGTAAACTACACCGGCAACAACAGCATCTCAGCCCCTGAGCGTCCGGCCTGCATCAG CTTCTACACAAAGGGTCTAAATCAAGCTCTAGCGATGATTAATGCTGTGAAAATGGCAAACAAATCCCCTATGTTGAGCAGTTTGAACATTACTCTTGGATACCGCATCTACGACACATGTTCTGATGTCACGACTGCTCTGTGGGCTGTCCATGATATCATGAGGCCGTTCTCAGAGTGTGAATCACCAGAAGATTCCCCTCAACCCATCCAGCCTATAATGGCAGTAATTGGGACCACTTCGTCCGAGATCTCAATCGCAGTTGCTCGAGATCTCAACCTTCAGATGATTCCTCAG ATTAGTTACGCATCTACAGCCACGATTTTGAGTGATAAAAGTCGTTTCCCTGCTTTCATGAGGACTGTGCCCAGTGATGAGTATCAAACCTGTGCCATGGCCAAACTTCTCAAGTCCAACAAATGGACCTGGGTTGGCATTATCATTACAGATGGAGATTATGGGCGTTCTGCCTTGGAAGGTTTCATACAGCACACCCAAACAGAGGGAATTTGTATCGCCTTTAAAGCAATCCTTCCAGACTCACTAGCAGATCAACAAAAACTAAACGCAGACATCGACAACACCTTGAATATCATTGAAAACAATCCTAAGGTTAGAGTGGTGATTTCGTTTGCTAAATCCTCTCAAATGCAGTTGCTGTTTAAGGGGCTGCAGAGTAGGAACATTTCAAATGATATGGTGTGGGTTGCCAGCGATAACTGGTCGACTGCTAAACATATTCTGAATGATGGTAGCATCACTGATATCGGGAAAGTGCTGGGCTTTACCTTCAAGAGTGGAAACTTTACATCTTTTTATCAGTACCTTACGAATCTACAGTTTGAAAGTGAAGATGAGATAAAAGACTCATTTCTGAAGGAATTTTTAGAACTCAATGCAGGCAATGCTTCCAATGCAGTGCTGGAGCTGATGAAAAGCACAAATTTAGACAAGATTTTCAGCATTGAGATGGCCGTCACTGCTGTTGCTAATGCTGTGGCTAAACTATGTACAGAAAGACAATGTGAGGATTCTACAGATATCCATCCTTGGGAG CTCCTTACAAAGCTGCGGAGCATCACTTTTGAGAATGGAGGAGAAATGTACAAATTTGATGAGAATGGTGACATTAATTTGGGTTATGATCTATTCCTATGGGAAGGAGATCAATCTGACATACATGCTAATGACATAATAGCAGAATATGATCCAACCAAAAGTGGATTCCTCTACATGCACAATGATCTGAGTGAAATTGAG AAAGTGGTCTCTAAGTGTTCAAACAGCTGTCAGCCAGGCCAGTACAAGAAAACAGCAGAGGGTCAGCACACGTGCTGTTATGAGTGCCTCACCTGTGTGGAAAACCATTATTCCAACATACCAG ATGCTGATGAATGTTCCCCATGTGACAGTGAGAGCATGTGGTCATTGTCCAACAGCACTGAATGTCATCCCAAGGTTTTTGAATACTTTGATTGGAACAGCGGCTTTGCTATTGTCCTGCTGATACTGGCTGCCTTCGGCGTCCTTCTCCTCTTCTTCATATCCGCACTATTCTTCTGGCAAAGAAACTCTCCGGTGGTCAAGGCTGCAGGCGGGCCGCTTTGTCATCTGATCCTTGTCTCCCTGCTGGGCAGTTTTATCAGTGTCGTTTTCTTTGTTGGAGAGCCGAGCGATCTGACATGCAGGGCAAGGCAGGTTATCTTCGGCTTCAGCTTCACGCTGTGCGTCTCATGCATCCTGGTCAAGTCCTTAAAAATCCTGCTGGCATTCGAGATGAACTTTGAGCTGAAGGAGCTTCTCTGTGTGCTCTATAGGCCATATATGATTGTCAGCGTCGGCATGGGGGTACAGATCATCATTTGCACTGTTTGGCTGACCTTGTACAAGCCGTTTAAAGACAAAGAGGTGCAGACCGAATCCATTCTGCTTGAATGTAATGAGGGATTCTATGTGATGTTTTGGTTAATGCTGGGATATATAGCTTTGTTGGCTTTGTTCTGCTTCACGTTCGCATATATAGGCAGAAAACTACCTCAGAATTACAACGAAGCCAAGTTCATCACTTTCAGCATGGTCATCTGCCTCATGGCGTGGATTATCTTCATCCCGATTCATGTCACCACCAGTGGCAAATACGTGCCGGCTGTGGAAATGGTTGTTATTCTTATTTCAAACTATGGAATCCTGAGCTGTCACTTTTTGCCTAAATCTTACATAATTCTTTTCAAAAAGGAGCACAATACTAAAGACGCATTCATGAAGAATGTTTATGAATATGCAAGAAAGAGCGCGGAGAACATCAAGGGCTTGCCTGGGACTGAGCCGCAATTTAAACAAGAGAATTCTGTCTACACAATATCCAATCTGTCATTCGTGCCTGAagagaaatattaa
- the sphk2 gene encoding sphingosine kinase 2, which translates to MRSPGPDSPSMTEEALLHGQFGGWSSGGGSGSNSNSCPNSPGGVSLPSSPASTNYALTLTPTHIHVQRLSPRAGKQSRLLLPMAELTGCSCPRSPAPPLLVLYWYPPGRRRKGVSRHRQVRAYLAESRAEAEKWNAAIQSLLRGMDVSSTTEFCKSMLPRPRRLLLLVNPFSGRGQAMQWCQTHILPMIREANISYNLIQTERQNHARELIREISLPEWDGIIIVSGDGLLHEVINGFMERPDWEQAIKTPVGILPCGSGNALAGSINHYAGYDMCLREPLLLNCCFLLCRGGVKPLDLVSVTTSPCASSSTSNQNGHPPAPRRLFSFLSVAWGFVSDVDIESERYRGLGSARFTLGTLVRLASLRSYKGRLSYLPPAVVNPSPDATPQPPRRPLSRSITEGLEGFCRTPIHRTCSDMGLSEQRSLRKDDGERERERERERQERERERERRRDRARGVGVVRASSLAEDREREVEAEEKMEMSGTSSESTERDECDNMAKNNGNGEENKPGESEIDGHEVTNARNLTDRNEVNECDGSYQTTPPELQHTLRKNSAPSSQIINAFFSQPIGADTDQDLELAAYGKEDEDINGTYFQKEAYSLDKSRERALTISSSPFRQSPFKAFKPKPLDQNQNPSRPRPLSLLHQSHSNSLPPKFPSLSLSLSPTPPSSPSCASPHSSYLAPRPNTPSSSSPSPSIHSPTPSFNFDLAEPAGPLKNQPHVTSSINLPEDDLLPPLDQPLPTRDWVTIEGDFVLVLAIYQSHLGADLLAAPQARFDDGLIHLTFVRAGISRATLLRLFLAMERGAHLSLSSPYVSHVSARAFRLQPLSPRGTLTVDGELVPYGPLQAQVHPSMARLIVGDSGIKITRF; encoded by the exons ATGCGTTCTCCTGGCCCTGACAGCCCATCCATGACTGAGGAAGCATTGTTGCATGGACAGTTTGGTGGTTGGAGTAGTGGAGGGGGCAGTGGAAGTAACAGCAACAGCTGCCCCAACAGCCCTGGAGGTGTGTCTTTACCTTCCAGCCCTGCCTCCACTAACTACGCCCTGACCCTCACACCAACTCACATCCATGTCCAGCGGTTGTCTCCACGTGCAGGGAAGCAGTCCAGGTTGCTTCTGCCCATGGCAGAGCTGACCGGATGCAGCTGCCCACGCTCGCCTGCCCCTCCCTTGCTGGTGCTTTACTGGTACCCTCCCGGACGCCGCCGGAAGGGTGTTTCTAGACACAGACAGGTGAGGGCGTATTTGGCAGAGAGCCGAGCTGAGGCGGAGAAATGGAACGCTGCTATTCAGAGCCTGCTGAGGGGGATGGACGTCAGCTCCACTACAG AATTTTGCAAAAGCATGTTGCCTCGTCCCCGTCGACTGTTGCTGCTGGTCAATCCATTCAGTGGCCGGGGTCAGGCAATGCAATGGTGTCAAACGCATATACTTCCAATGATAAGAGAAGCTAACATCAGCTATAACCTCATACAGACAG AGCGTCAGAATCACGCACGTGAGCTAATCAGAGAAATCTCACTACCGGAATGGGATGGAATCATCATTGTGTCTGGAGATGGACTTTTGCACGAG GTGATAAATGGCTTTATGGAAAGGCCAGATTGGGAACAAGCAATAAAAACTCCTGTGGGAATTCTGCCTTGTGGCTCTGGAAATGCTCTTGCTGGTTCCATCAACCACTATGCTGG atATGACATGTGCCTACGGGAGCCTCTCCTCCTCAACTGCTGTTTTCTGCTGTGCCGAGGTGGGGTTAAACCGTTGGACTTGGTCTCTGTTACAACCAGCCCGTGTGCTTCATCATCCACGTCTAATCAAAATGGGCATCCACCTGCTCCCAGGAGGCTTTTCTCATTCCTTTCTGTGGCATGGGGTTTTGTTTCTGATGTGGACATAGAGAGCGAACGATACAGAGGGCTGGGCTCAGCTCGTTTTACACTGGGAACACTAGTGAGATTGGCATCTCTGCGCTCTTATAAGGGTCGTCTTTCCTACCTGCCTCCTGCTGTAGTCAACCCGTCCCCTGATGCCACACCTCAGCCACCCCGCAGGCCCCTATCGCGCAGTATTACTGAAGGTCTGGAGGGATTTTGTCGCACACCCATCCACCGCACATGCTCTGACATGGGCCTGAGTGAACAAAGAAGTCTCCGAAAAGATGATGGAGAAAGAGAGCGGGAAAGAGAGCGGGAAAGACAGGAGAGAGAGCGGGAGAGGGAAAGGAGGAGAGACAGGGCAAGAGGGGTTGGGGTAGTGAGAGCTAGCAGTCTCGCAGAAGACCGAGAGAGAGAGGTAGAAGCAGAAGAGAAAATGGAGATGTCTGGGACCAGCTCTGAATCAACTGAAAGGGATGAATGTGACAACATGGCCAAGAATAATGGTAATGGAGAAGAAAATAAACCAGGAGAGAGTGAGATAGATGGCCACGAGGTGACAAATGCAAGAAATTTAACTGACAGAAATGAGGTAAATGAGTGTGACGGAAGTTATCAGACAACACCACCTGAACTGCAACATACATTACGTAAAAACTCGGCTCCCTCTAGCCAAATAATTAATGCCTTCTTCAGCCAACCGATTGGTGCGGACACTGACCAAGACTTGGAGCTGGCAGCCTATGGCAAGGAGGATGAGGACATAAATGGCACTTACTTTCAGAAAGAGGCATATTCATTGGACAAGTCTCGCGAGCGAGCCCTCACTATCTCATCCTCTCCATTCCGTCAGTCTCCTTTCAAAGCTTTCAAGCCCAAACCTTTGGACCAGAACCAGAACCCCTCACGGCCAAGGCCCCTctctcttctccaccaatcacATTCAAACTCTCTCCCTCCGAAATTTCCATCCCTTTCTCTGTCCCTTTCTCCAACCCCTCCTTCATCTCCATCTTGTGCCTCGCCACACTCTTCTTATCTCGCACCACGTCCCAACACTCCCAGCTCATCTTCTCCGTCCCCTTCAATTCATTCACCAACTCCTTCCTTCAACTTTGACCTAGCAGAGCCTGCAGGACCCCTAAAAAACCAACCTCACGTGACATCCTCCATCAACCTTCCAGAGGATGATTTGCTACCTCCTCTGGACCAGCCTCTCCCTACAAGAGACTGGGTTACTATTGAAGGTGATTTTGTCCTGGTTCTTGCCATCTACCAGTCCCACCTGGGAGCAGACCTTCTTGCTGCGCCTCAGGCTCGATTTGATGATGGATTGATCCATCTGACATTTGTGCGGGCTGGCATCTCCCGAGCAACACTACTTAGACTGTTCCTAGCGATGGAGAGAGGAGCCCATCTGTCTCTTAGCTCTCCTTATGTTAGTCACGTTTCTGCTCGGGCGTTCCGCCTTCAGCCACTTTCGCCACGAGGAACCCTTACTGTTGATGGAGAGCTGGTGCCCTATGGGCCACTGCAGGCACAG GTTCATCCCTCCATGGCCCGTTTGATTGTTGGGGACTCTGGAATAAAGATTACAAGATTCTGA